In Suricata suricatta isolate VVHF042 chromosome X, meerkat_22Aug2017_6uvM2_HiC, whole genome shotgun sequence, the DNA window GCACctcattctctttccctgtcccctGAACTGATTGATGCCCTCTGTCCTGTGCCTGCTGCCCATCCTGCCTCCTGCCATCATAGGTACAACGCGTACCGCACACCAACGTTTCCACAGTTTCGGACACAGTATATCCGTCGGCGCAGCCAGCTACTGCGGGAGAATGCCAAGGCTGGGCACCCCCCAGCACTGCGTCGGCAGTACCTGAGGCTCCGAGGGCAGCTGCTGGGCCAGCGATACGGGCCCCTCTCCGAGCCAGGCAGTGCTCGTGCCTATAGCAACAGCATTGTCCGCAGCAGCCGAACTACCCTTGACCGCATGGAGGTGAGCTCCTCCCCACGCTTCCTGCCATACCTACCACCCACCTCCATATACATTCACTCAGAGGACTTGTCAAGCATTTGCTATGTGTGAGGCACTGTTCCAGGCTCTTAGGATGAGCAGAGAGCAAAAAGAGATCATCTAAAGTCAgtaaacagacaataaacaagataAGCAAGTTGATAAATGGGCAATAACCAGGACAAACAGTGCAATAGGCCTACCAGACCAGATAAACAAGTCAGTAATTGACGTGGCTTATAGTGAAGAGTGctaaagtggaaaaataaagcagacttGGGGGGATAACATGAGACTGGTGTGAGGGACAGGGGGAGGCTATTTTTGATGGGGATGATCAGGAAAGGCTTCTCCAAGGAAGTGATGGTTGAGCTGAGACTTGAATGAAGCAAGAGACTGAACTAAGTGGTTTTCAGGGGAAAGGGTTCATTCTTTCTTTGCAGAACATGTATTGAGTATCCGCCGAGTCAGAGAAGGGGGCAAGCAGAGGAACAGTGCAGAAGCCACCGCAGTAGTCCAGGCGATGGTGGCGGCGGTGGGTAGGCTGGGAAGGGATCTGATTCTGGGCACATTTTCAAGCCTCCAGACCCCATAGGTTCCTGGGGGCTTCTTTTCAAGATGTGCCCACACTGACCCTCTGCTTGCAGGACTTTGAGGATGATCCTCGGGCCCTGGGGGCCCGTGGGCACCGCCGTTCTGTCAGCCGAGGCTCCTACCAGCTGCAGGCACAGATGAACCGTGCTGTCTATGAGGACAGGTATGTACTAGGGGCAGCTGGAGCTGGGGCTtcgtgaggggcagaggggccatGGGGCAACAGCAGACTGAATGCTAACATGCACCTCATGTTATCCCCCACCCTATTGGGGCCCAGGCCCCCTGGCAGCGTGGTGCCCACATCAGCAGCAGAAGCAAGTCGAGCCATGGCTGGGGACACATCACTGAGTGAGAACTACGCGTTTGCGGGCATGTACCATGTTTTTGACCAGCACGTGGATGAGGCAGGTAAGCCAACCGGTAGCGGGTCTTGTCACCACTCATTTGCCCAAACTATGACAACTACTCAGTGCATCCTTTTCTGGAATGCAAAGTCCCCGGCCCACCTCCAAAGGAGGAATTTCGATCCATAAAACTTTTAGcgggggtgcctggctagctaaGTTGGtgaagcatgcgactcttgatctgggggttatGGGTTCGAGTTTCACCTTGGGttcagaaattacttttttttaatatataatttatcgtcaagttggctaacacacAGGGTATACgatgtgctcttggtttcgggAATAGATTCcggtgattcattgcttacatacaacatccagtgatcatcccaacaagtgccctcctcaaggcccatcatccattttcccctctcctccacccattttttaaaataaaatcttattttattttattttttttgtgtgtgaaccTAAAAGCTCTCTGCAAAGTAAAGCACCCTGCAAAATCTCAGGTACTTTATCTACTGTAAAAGGACTCAGCAGCTAAAAGAAGACTTTGCAGAAGGCTTCTGGGGTCGTGAGTTGCTTGGAAGATTTCAGAGCCTTTGTTACAGAGAAATCCCCTTGCAAAGGGCCACACGGGTTTTGCAAAGTGCCAAGATCTTGGTAATTGTAAAATGCATACTAAGGTTTAGGGAGCTTTTGGCAAAGGGACTTCTGGGGTTCTAACTCCCTTCCCCAGCCAAGGAAAGCCCTTTGCTGAATCTGTTGTATTTGGCAAGGTGGGTCCTGGTCCCCCGCCCACATGGCAGAGCCTTGCGTAAATGAAAGTGCCTGGTGCACGTGCTGAGTCCCACGAACGGCTCATTGACATTGCAGTCCCAAGAGTACGCTTCGCCAATGACGACCGGCACCGCCTGGCCTGCTGCTCCCTCGACGGCAGCATCTCCCTGTGCCAGCTGGTGCCCGCCCCACCCACCGTGCTCCATGTACTGCGGGGCCACACCCGCGGTGTCTCTGACTTCGCCTGGTCCCTCTCCAATGACATCCTCGTGTCCACCTCGCTTGATGCCACCATGCGCATCTGGGCCTCTGAGGATGGCCGCTGCATCCGGGAGATTCCTGACCCTGATGGCGCCGAATTGCTCTGCTGCACCTTCCAGCCTGTCAACAACAACCTCACTGTGGTCAGGCCCCAGGGTGCCCACTCACTGAGGGTGGGGGGGCTGGGCCGGGAGGGCTGTCCCAGGGAGTCTGTCTGAGGGGCGTGGTGGGGCAGTCCCCTCCAGTCCATCACCACAGTCCCTCTGTAGTCAGACTGCAAGGGAAATGGGTCAGAACGAGGATGTGGTTCTTGGCCTGGGGTGGCCTTGCTGTGATAGACTCCAGGGGGGACTGGTCAGAACACCGAGTCCCAGCTCTGGTAGGCCTTTCTGTCCCATCAAAAGCAGTGCTGCTATTTTCCAAGTGCAAGGGCTGCTGGCAGGGAGCAGCATGACTAGTTGGAAAGCTAGTCTCTTCTCAGCGTCAGCTCCACTGTGGTCCAGCCCCAAGATGGAGAGTCAGAGGGCGGGGCAAGAAGTAAAAATCTGGCCTGGCCCTGAGGGGCATAGAGGGGACTGGCCAAGCAAGCTTGTGCCTTAGGATCCTTTCTGCTGTAGCACCAGCCCCGGTGTGGGCAAGTGTCTGGCAAGGACCAGGTAGGAAGTAGACCAGCTATTATTACCAGCCTAGGATGCCCCGTGGTTTGCCTATCACAGGGGGTGCTGGCTCAGGGGCAGCATTATGGGTCTGAGACCCCCCTTAGTCCCAGGAGCAGCTGTCTGTCCTGGTTAGATTGCAAGAGGGGCCAGCTCTGAAGGATCACAGGCCTAGGTTGCCTTCTAGTCTACCCGCCACAGCCCCACTGGGGTGAGAGTCTGGTAGGAAGTAGCCGATCCCATCTGCAGCAGCTCCATTACGGTCAGACTTGAGGAGGGACTGGCTGAGAACAGGATGACGGCGTGCGGGTCTCACCCACAGGTGGGGAACGCCAAGCACAACGTGCATGTCATGAATATCTCCACGGGCAAGAAAGTGAAGGGTGGCTCCAGCAAGCTGACGGGCCGAGTTCTCGCTCTGTCCTTTGATGCCCCTGGCCGGCTGCTCTGGGCGGGAGATGACCGTGGCagtgttttctccttcctcttcgaCATGGCCACAGGTAGGCAGGCCCCCAGGCCCGCATCCGGGTATTCGCGCTCTCCCTTGGCCCAGCGCATGGCCCTCGCCCTCACTtttgcctcccctccctctgctgttGCAGGGAAACTGACCAAAGCCAAGCGTCTGGTGGTGCACGAGGGTAGCCCTGTGACAAGCATCTCAGCCCGCTCCTGGGTCAGCCGCGAGGCCCGGGACCCTTCGCTGCTCATCAACGCCTGCCTCAACAAGCTGCTGCTCTATAGGTGGGTCTTCCCTGTCTGCGCTGCCTGGAGTTGCTGGGCCCGCCGCCTCCGTCAGACAGGGACGGGAGCACCATCTTGGCGCCAGAGGAGACCCTGTAGGGCCTGAGAGCCTGTCTCCTCCATCAGGTTAAGTGCATTGAGTGGGGAAGTCCGGTCCCCTTACGATAAGGACTATAGCGATGATAGTAGTAACACCAGAAGTAGCTAGCACTTAGACGGCAGTTGCCGGCACCAGGCCCTGTTGGAGTGCCTCATATGCACTGCTTCGTTTCATCCACAACAGCCCTGGAGGAAGGTACTGTCGTCCTGTTCATCTTACAGATGACCAACGTGAGGTGTAAAATAGACTGGGGCCCCCTGAGAGCAGAGGTCtgttctgttccttccttttgttttctttttttcttttttttttttaagtttatttatttattttgagagagagagagaagcagagagagacacagtcccacacaggttcctcactgtcaaacccatgaaccctgagatcatgacctgagccgaagtcagatgcttaaccaactgaaccacccaggcgccctgtctttttttattttcttttttttgaggggaggagtTTACTATCGCTGCTCATGTATGACGTGTTACCCAAATGCAGTCCACAGTTTGAGCTGCATGCTGGAATGACCTGAAGGGCTTCACAAAGTCATGGCGAGGCCACACTCCAGGCGAGTGATTATAGAAGCTCTGGGGTGGACCAGGCAGTGGTACATTGAGAAGTTCTCCAAGCGCTGTCCAGCGAGGCCCAAACACCACTGTTGGACAGGATACATTTAgtatactgttttctttttctttttttttttatttttttacgttttttaatttattttttgagagacagagagataatgcgcaagcaggggagggtcagagagagagggagatacagaatctgaagcaggctccaggctctgagctagccgtcagcacagagcccgatgcagggctcgaacccacgaaccgtgagatcatgacctgagccgaagccaaatgctcaaccgactgagccacccaggcgctccttatttttctattcttaaaaaaattctcacacatatgcatatttatagttatttttgtgtttacttatttatttttgagagagcgagggtGCAAGCAGggtacgggcagagagagagggggagagagaatcctaagcaggctccgcactctcaGCGCAGACcatgacgcagggctcaaactcacaaactgtgagatcatgacctgaactgaccacaagttggatgcttaagtgacggagccacccaggcgcccctacagttcTTAATTTAGGTATACTCCCAAGTTTTTGGctatttccctcttcctctcccttcccccctccttcttcctgcCACCTCAGCCTGGCCCTTGCTGTGGTAGAGGCCATTAACAATTCCAGAGTACCTTCCCAGATTTCGTTCTCTTCCCTGTAATCCTGGATGTGCACGCCCACCCACACATTTCCGGGGGAGGGTCATTGTTTTACAGGAGCGGGCTCCTACATTCTTTTCCACGTCTCGCTTTTCTTACCAGATGATGCTGTGGAAATGCCCCCAAGTCACCCACAGTGCTGTTGGT includes these proteins:
- the WDR13 gene encoding WD repeat-containing protein 13 isoform X1, coding for MAAVWQQVLAVDARYNAYRTPTFPQFRTQYIRRRSQLLRENAKAGHPPALRRQYLRLRGQLLGQRYGPLSEPGSARAYSNSIVRSSRTTLDRMEDFEDDPRALGARGHRRSVSRGSYQLQAQMNRAVYEDRPPGSVVPTSAAEASRAMAGDTSLSENYAFAGMYHVFDQHVDEAVPRVRFANDDRHRLACCSLDGSISLCQLVPAPPTVLHVLRGHTRGVSDFAWSLSNDILVSTSLDATMRIWASEDGRCIREIPDPDGAELLCCTFQPVNNNLTVVGNAKHNVHVMNISTGKKVKGGSSKLTGRVLALSFDAPGRLLWAGDDRGSVFSFLFDMATGKLTKAKRLVVHEGSPVTSISARSWVSREARDPSLLINACLNKLLLYRVVDNEGTLQLKRSFPIEQSSHPVRSIFCPLMSFRQGACVVTGSEDMCVHFFDVERAAKAAVNKLQGHSAPVLDVSFNCDESLLASSDASGMVIVWRREQKTIKASLV
- the WDR13 gene encoding WD repeat-containing protein 13 isoform X2; translated protein: MAAVWQQVLAVDARYNAYRTPTFPQFRTQYIRRRSQLLRENAKAGHPPALRRQYLRLRGQLLGQRYGPLSEPGSARAYSNSIVRSSRTTLDRMEDFEDDPRALGARGHRRSVSRGSYQLQAQMNRAVYEDRPPGSVVPTSAAEASRAMAGDTSLSENYAFAGMYHVFDQHVDEAVPRVRFANDDRHRLACCSLDGSISLCQLVPAPPTVLHVLRGHTRGVSDFAWSLSNDILVSTSLDATMRIWASEDGRCIREIPDPDGAELLCCTFQPVNNNLTVVGNAKHNVHVMNISTGKKVKGGSSKLTGRVLALSFDAPGRLLWAGDDRGSVFSFLFDMATGKLTKAKRLVVHEGSPVTSISARSWVSREARDPSLLINACLNKLLLYRVVDNEGTLQLKRSFPIEQSSHPVRSIFCPLMSFRQGACVVTGSEDMCVHFFDVERAAKAAVNKLQGHSAPVLDVSFNCDESLLASSDASGMVIVWRREQK